The proteins below come from a single Hippocampus zosterae strain Florida chromosome 5, ASM2543408v3, whole genome shotgun sequence genomic window:
- the grinab gene encoding glutamate receptor, ionotropic, N-methyl D-aspartate-associated protein 1b (glutamate binding) yields MATDKTAYTLLDEQLPLPETSFAPASTPNVLLGSPGGLPVPTHAAAFGPGVPGAFGMSNKASSPYSPPAYGFHDNICDTSDDAFHNEEDPPPFHDNHDFGFGLDNKTIRRAFIRKVFLVLTAQLVVTFSFVVLFISVDEIKLFAKENLWAYIVSYVTFFVCMCAISCCGNLRRQHPWNLIALSILTLSISYMVGMIASFHETDIVVIALGITAVVCFTVVIFSLQTKYDFTSCYGVMFVCLVVLILFSLLCIIMRNRIMHIVYAGLGALLFTCFLAVDTQLLLGNKELSLHPEEFVFAALNLYMDIINIFLYILAIMGKARGS; encoded by the exons ATGGCCACCGATAAAACTGCATACACTTTACTGGACGAACAACTCCCGCTGCCGGAGACGTCGTTTGCGCCCGCATCAACGCCGAACGTGCTCTTGGGCTCTCCCGGAGGTCTCCCTGTCCCCACGCATGCAGCTGCTTTTGGGCCCGGTGTACCTGGAGCTTTCGGTATGAGCAACAAAGCGTCCTCGCCGTATTCTCCACCTGCCTATGGCTTTCATGACAACATATGCG ACACTTCGGATGATGCTTTCCACAATGAGGAGGATCCGCCACCATTTCATGATAACCAcgacttcggttttggtttggaTAACAAAACCATAAGAAGAGCTTTCATTCGGAAG GTGTTCTTGGTGCTAACTGCTCAACTGGTGGTGACATTCTCCTTTGTGGTGCTTTTCATCTCTGTGGACGAAATTAAGTTGTTCGCGAAAGAAAATCTCTGGGCCTATATTGTGTCCTACGTTACattctttgtgtgcatgtgcgccaTCAGCTGCTGTGGAAACCTCCGCAGGCAACATCCGTGGAACCTGATTGCATTA tcCATCCTGACACTCAGTATTTCATATATGGTGGGAATGATTGCCAGCTTCCATGAAACTGACATCGTGGTCATAGCATTGGGCATCACAGCTGTGGTCTGCTTCACTGTGGTCATCTTTTCTCTTCAG ACCAAGTATGATTTCACTTCCTGTTATGGTGTGATGTTCGTCTGCTTGGTTGTCCTCATCCTCTTCAGCCTGCTGTGCATCATCATGCGTAACAGGATCATGCACATTGTGTATGCTGGACTTGGAGCCTTGCTCTTCACCTGT TTCTTGGCAGTGGACACCCAGCTGTTGCTTGGCAACAAGGAATTGTCCTTGCATCCTGAAGAATTTGTCTTTGCTGCACTTAACCTGTATATGGACATCATCAACATCTTTCTCTACATTCTTGCTATTATGGGAAAGGCCAGGGGCAGCTGA
- the rbm24b gene encoding RNA-binding protein 24b yields the protein MHSAQKDTTFTKIFVGGLPYHTTDSSLRKYFEVFGDIEEAVVITDRQTGKSRGYGFVTMADRASADRACKDPNPIIDGRKANVNLAYLGAKPRVIQPGFAFGMPQIHPAFIQRPYGIPAHYVYPQAFVQPSMVIPHVQPSSATATAAAAAAAATSPYLDYTGAAYAQYSAAAAAAAAAAYEQYPYAASPAPTGYMTTAGYGYTVQQPLATSATPGAAAAAAAFSQYQPQQLQTDRMQ from the exons ATGCATTCGGCCCAAAAAGACACTACCTTTACCAAGATCTTCGTGGGAGGTCTCCCCTACCACACCACCGACTCGAGTCTCAGGAAGTACTTCGAGGTGTTCGGGGACATCGAGGAGGCTGTGGTCATCACAGACCGTCAGACGGGGAAGTCCAGAGGTTATGGATTT GTGACCATGGCAGACCGGGCCTCCGCTGACCGGGCTTGCAAGGACCCCAACCCCATTATAGATGGCAGGAAGGCAAATGTGAACCTGGCCTACCTAGGAGCCAAGCCTAGGGTCATACAGCCAG GCTTTGCATTTGGCATGCCTCAGATCCACCCAGCATTCATCCAAAGGCCTTATGG GATCCCGGCTCACTATGTCTACCCTCAGGCCTTTGTCCAGCCCAGTATGGTGATCCCTCATGTGCAACCCTCAAGTGCCACGGCAACAGCTGCCgcggctgccgccgccgccacctctccATACCTTGACTACACTGGAGCCGCTTATGCTCAGTACTCTGCCGCAGCTGCCGCAGCAGCTGCCGCCGCCTATGAGCAATATCCATACGCGGCCTCCCCGGCCCCGACCGGCTACATGACCACAGCTGGCTACGGCTACACTGTCCAGCAGCCGCTCGCCACCTCAGCCACCCCGGGGGCCGCCGCAGCGGCCGCCGCCTTCAGCCAGTACCAGCCTCAGCAGCTGCAGACGGATCGCATGcagtga